One window of the Natronomonas marina genome contains the following:
- a CDS encoding sensor domain-containing protein, whose amino-acid sequence MGRTAQHESLENGDRSLASRVFGVGLRRETYANLAYLLARFPLGVAYFVTFVAGLSIGLSLVPLVVGVPILVGVLALAGYVGVLEAHLLRGLRGSSVSYAPADPGDQPLSAYAKSVVTNPRNYLLVAYALASFVVGVHLFTAIAVVFTLALALVAAPALYWLPGVDYQLTTASGVVDLGPLTVDVSSLSGAAIDTLPEALAASLLGVVVCLVGLHAVNLTARLVGGLTERLLGQTPK is encoded by the coding sequence GTGACCGGTCGCTCGCGAGTCGCGTCTTCGGCGTCGGCTTGCGACGCGAAACGTACGCCAACCTGGCGTATCTCCTCGCCCGCTTCCCGCTCGGCGTCGCCTATTTCGTGACGTTCGTCGCCGGACTCAGCATCGGACTCTCGCTGGTCCCGCTGGTCGTCGGCGTCCCGATATTGGTCGGGGTCCTCGCGCTCGCGGGGTACGTTGGGGTGCTCGAAGCCCACCTCCTCCGCGGACTGCGAGGCAGTTCGGTGTCATACGCCCCCGCCGATCCCGGTGACCAGCCCCTGAGTGCGTACGCGAAGTCGGTCGTGACGAACCCACGCAACTACCTGCTGGTCGCGTACGCCCTCGCATCGTTCGTCGTCGGTGTCCACTTGTTCACCGCTATCGCGGTCGTGTTCACGCTCGCACTCGCGCTCGTGGCTGCCCCGGCGCTCTACTGGCTGCCCGGGGTCGACTACCAGTTGACGACCGCGTCCGGCGTCGTGGACCTGGGGCCGCTGACCGTCGACGTCAGCTCCCTGAGTGGGGCCGCTATCGATACGCTCCCGGAGGCGCTGGCCGCCTCACTGCTCGGGGTCGTCGTCTGTCTCGTCGGCCTGCACGCGGTCAACCTGACCGCCCGACTTGTCGGCGGGCTGACCGAACGACTGCTCGGACAGACCCCGAAGTGA